One region of Limnospira fusiformis SAG 85.79 genomic DNA includes:
- a CDS encoding AAA-like domain-containing protein, protein MITEYRSIYQVGGSLHTDCPSYVKRQADTDLYEALKRGEFAYVLNSRQMGKSSLLVQTRHRLQAEGIRCATLDMTVIGSEDVTPMQWYKGIFVELWRGFGLLKSMPFKIWWQEQGELSLVQKLNQFIVEVLLPTFNQDKFCIFVDEIDTILSLPFPVDDWFAFIRFCYNQRATEPAYQRLNFAIFGVANPSDLIRDRTRTPFNIGTAIALSGFTLEEAKPLQQGLNVPGFNDQILLEEILNWTGGQPFLTQKLCYLIYSQHYYGVTSPNLADILSEKQLIKDLVIDQIITNWEKQDEPEHLRTIRNRIISNSQISSRLLGIYQKILLETEIPFDGSREETEVLLSGLIEKSGNMLKVKNPIYEHIFNLEWTQLQLNLLRPYSQNFEAWIASHQTDDSRLLRGQALLEARTWALGKSLSDGDYKFLAASEKCDRAAMQQALEAEKLIAVEARLLEEYKNSRLQRRLLTTVVLSLFFSLGLAGLAYSQYRRAIASYEITKVREIEALISATEGQFLSNNNLNALVNAVRAKIRLKDVQNVEDHLLKKVNAVLSQSVYGMNEYNSFGRHQDRVWALNWTEDGEQIGIISRANYPHTDGREDIDKNNQVLIFNRRGKLLNIIDNFTYELRTLSFFPDGYIATGDSNGEVRIWSNQGKLVFTFSAHEEEILDLIIWGQDTIATTSTKGSIKLWRRDGTLLNEFVGHTKSLTKIAFSPDGNRLASASNDGRVKLWEIGGELVASFEHSQQAVEALAFSPDGQYIAAGGQDRQLKLWSINERSAIVLGEHQNSIRTVAFSPDGNIIASGSWDRSIRLWSPDGRHLQTFASHTAPMTQLSFSPDGETLASADFHGEVKLWKVKNRFFTVLSGHQDNVRATVFTPDHQQVFSSSWGGEVYRWDMQGNLLGSLEGHDQGVIGLAVSPDGEILATSSWDESIRLWNMEGELLKVINNAHSMGGNQLAFSPNGEVIASVGNDNKVKLWSRVGEFLREWEYSESITGIAFSPDGKMVVTGSEDTEVRVVYIDGSGTRLIGNHQGSVWGVAFSPQGDMIASASTDNTLRLWFLDGREPIVLHHQGTVDKVAFSPDGQMIASASWDGTIQLWTNEGVKIRTLIRHQGSVRTVAFSNDGKWMISGGDDNQVIIWNLAEIMNLDELSYACYVIQDYLDYYPELKDEERNLCDRIN, encoded by the coding sequence ATGATAACTGAATATCGGTCAATTTATCAAGTCGGGGGTAGTCTGCATACAGACTGTCCTAGCTATGTTAAGCGACAGGCAGACACAGACTTATATGAAGCCTTAAAACGGGGAGAGTTTGCTTATGTTCTCAACTCTCGTCAGATGGGAAAATCGTCTCTGTTAGTGCAAACCCGCCACCGTTTACAAGCAGAAGGAATACGTTGTGCGACCTTAGACATGACGGTTATTGGTAGTGAAGATGTCACCCCAATGCAGTGGTATAAGGGAATTTTTGTAGAACTTTGGCGCGGGTTTGGGTTATTAAAATCTATGCCATTTAAAATCTGGTGGCAAGAACAAGGCGAACTTTCATTGGTACAAAAATTAAATCAGTTTATAGTGGAAGTTTTACTGCCTACATTTAACCAGGATAAATTTTGCATTTTTGTTGATGAAATAGACACTATTTTAAGTTTGCCATTTCCGGTAGATGATTGGTTTGCCTTTATTCGATTTTGTTATAATCAACGGGCAACTGAACCAGCATATCAGCGGCTAAATTTTGCGATTTTTGGGGTAGCTAATCCCTCCGACTTAATTAGAGATCGCACCCGAACACCTTTTAATATTGGCACAGCGATCGCACTTTCGGGGTTTACCCTAGAGGAAGCGAAACCCCTACAACAGGGATTAAATGTTCCCGGTTTTAATGACCAAATTTTGCTGGAAGAAATTTTAAACTGGACGGGAGGACAGCCATTTTTAACTCAGAAGTTATGTTATCTGATTTATTCCCAACATTATTACGGTGTAACTTCCCCAAATCTTGCTGATATATTATCGGAAAAACAGTTGATCAAAGACTTGGTAATTGACCAGATAATCACCAATTGGGAGAAACAGGATGAACCGGAACATTTACGAACCATTAGAAATAGAATAATTAGCAATTCTCAAATCTCGTCAAGATTATTAGGGATTTATCAGAAAATACTCCTAGAGACAGAAATACCCTTTGATGGTAGTCGGGAAGAAACGGAGGTTTTGCTATCTGGATTAATTGAAAAATCCGGGAATATGTTAAAAGTAAAAAATCCGATTTATGAGCATATTTTTAATTTAGAATGGACTCAATTACAGCTAAATTTACTACGTCCCTATTCCCAAAACTTTGAGGCTTGGATAGCTTCTCATCAAACTGATGACTCTCGGCTTTTACGAGGTCAAGCGTTATTAGAAGCGCGGACTTGGGCGTTAGGTAAAAGTTTAAGTGATGGTGATTATAAATTTTTAGCAGCCTCGGAAAAATGCGATCGCGCCGCTATGCAACAGGCTTTAGAAGCGGAAAAATTAATCGCGGTAGAAGCGAGACTTTTAGAAGAATATAAAAACTCAAGACTACAGCGACGACTGTTAACGACGGTGGTTTTATCGTTATTCTTCTCCCTAGGATTAGCTGGTTTAGCTTACTCCCAATATCGTCGAGCGATCGCCAGCTACGAAATCACCAAAGTCCGAGAAATTGAAGCCCTAATTTCCGCCACAGAGGGTCAGTTTTTATCAAACAATAACCTGAATGCTTTAGTTAATGCTGTGCGGGCAAAAATCAGGCTAAAGGATGTCCAAAACGTAGAAGATCATCTCCTAAAAAAAGTCAATGCCGTTCTGAGTCAATCTGTTTATGGGATGAATGAATATAATAGTTTTGGTCGTCACCAAGACCGAGTTTGGGCTTTAAATTGGACGGAAGATGGGGAACAGATAGGAATTATTTCCCGCGCCAATTATCCCCATACTGACGGAAGGGAGGACATCGACAAAAATAATCAAGTTTTAATTTTTAATCGACGGGGTAAACTACTTAATATTATCGATAACTTTACCTATGAATTACGAACCCTTTCTTTTTTCCCAGACGGCTATATAGCCACAGGAGACAGCAATGGGGAAGTCAGAATTTGGTCAAATCAAGGTAAGTTGGTGTTCACGTTTTCCGCCCATGAGGAAGAAATATTGGATCTGATAATTTGGGGTCAAGACACCATAGCCACTACCAGCACTAAGGGTTCTATAAAACTTTGGCGCAGGGATGGGACTTTACTCAATGAATTTGTGGGTCATACTAAATCGCTGACAAAGATAGCCTTTTCTCCAGACGGTAACCGCCTAGCTTCTGCGAGTAATGATGGCAGAGTAAAACTGTGGGAAATAGGAGGGGAGTTAGTAGCTAGTTTTGAACATTCTCAACAAGCTGTGGAGGCTTTAGCTTTTTCTCCTGATGGTCAGTATATAGCGGCGGGAGGTCAGGATAGACAACTGAAATTATGGTCTATTAATGAAAGGTCTGCCATTGTACTCGGAGAACATCAGAATAGTATTAGAACTGTGGCTTTTTCTCCTGATGGTAATATAATTGCCTCTGGGAGTTGGGATAGAAGTATTCGTTTATGGAGTCCTGACGGTAGACACCTGCAAACTTTCGCTTCCCATACTGCGCCTATGACCCAACTTTCCTTTAGTCCTGATGGTGAAACTCTGGCTTCTGCTGACTTCCATGGGGAGGTTAAACTCTGGAAAGTTAAGAATCGGTTTTTTACTGTGCTATCAGGACATCAAGACAATGTGCGGGCGACAGTTTTCACTCCAGACCATCAGCAAGTTTTCTCTAGTAGTTGGGGTGGAGAGGTTTATCGGTGGGATATGCAGGGTAATTTACTGGGAAGCCTAGAAGGTCATGATCAGGGTGTAATTGGTCTGGCGGTTTCTCCTGATGGTGAAATTTTGGCGACGAGTAGCTGGGATGAAAGTATTCGCCTCTGGAATATGGAGGGAGAGTTATTAAAGGTTATTAATAATGCTCATTCTATGGGGGGAAATCAACTAGCTTTTTCGCCAAATGGTGAGGTTATAGCCTCGGTGGGAAATGATAATAAGGTGAAGTTGTGGAGTCGAGTGGGGGAGTTTCTACGGGAGTGGGAATATTCGGAATCCATTACGGGAATTGCCTTTAGTCCTGATGGTAAAATGGTGGTTACAGGTAGCGAGGATACGGAAGTCAGAGTTGTATATATAGACGGGTCTGGGACGCGGTTAATTGGTAATCATCAGGGTAGTGTTTGGGGGGTGGCTTTTAGTCCCCAGGGTGATATGATTGCTTCTGCTAGTACAGATAACACGCTCAGATTATGGTTTTTAGATGGTAGAGAACCGATAGTTTTGCATCATCAGGGGACTGTTGATAAGGTGGCTTTTTCACCAGATGGTCAGATGATTGCTTCGGCTAGTTGGGATGGCACTATTCAACTTTGGACTAATGAAGGGGTGAAAATAAGAACTTTGATCCGACATCAAGGGTCGGTGCGGACTGTGGCTTTTAGTAATGATGGAAAATGGATGATTTCTGGGGGAGATGATAATCAAGTCATTATCTGGAATTTGGCTGAGATTATGAATTTAGATGAGTTGAGTTATGCTTGTTATGTCATCCAAGATTACCTGGATTATTACCCGGAATTAAAGGATGAGGAAAGAAATTTGTGCGATCGCATTAATTAA
- a CDS encoding L-threonylcarbamoyladenylate synthase, which translates to MATLYEIHPQNPQKRTIEQIKDALKRGAVMLYPTDTVYAIGCDLTVKSAVQKVRQIKQISNDKPLTFLCSSLSNIADYAIVTDAAYRTIKRLIPGSYTFVLPATKLVPKLVMSPKRKTTGIRVPDHPVCLAILESLGNPVISTSAHIKEEDEPSALIKKIPQEYDKVQLFDALENLVDIIVDDGADLDYQVSTIIDLSADDPVLVRRGKGWEAIADWDLPEE; encoded by the coding sequence ATGGCTACTCTGTACGAAATTCATCCCCAAAATCCCCAAAAACGCACCATTGAACAAATTAAGGATGCCCTCAAGCGTGGGGCAGTCATGCTTTACCCTACCGATACCGTTTATGCGATCGGTTGCGACCTCACCGTTAAATCTGCCGTGCAAAAGGTGCGACAAATTAAGCAGATTTCCAATGATAAACCTCTCACCTTTCTCTGTTCATCCTTATCTAATATTGCCGATTATGCCATAGTTACTGATGCCGCCTATCGCACCATCAAAAGATTGATTCCGGGGAGTTATACTTTTGTACTTCCCGCCACTAAACTGGTGCCGAAATTGGTGATGTCACCTAAGCGCAAAACTACCGGAATTAGGGTTCCTGATCATCCCGTGTGTTTAGCTATTTTGGAATCTCTGGGAAACCCAGTAATTTCCACTTCTGCACATATTAAAGAAGAAGATGAACCCTCCGCCTTAATTAAAAAAATTCCCCAAGAGTATGATAAGGTTCAGCTTTTTGATGCTTTGGAGAATTTGGTTGATATTATTGTTGATGATGGCGCTGATTTGGATTATCAAGTTTCCACAATTATTGATTTAAGTGCTGATGATCCTGTGTTGGTGCGGCGCGGAAAAGGATGGGAGGCGATCGCTGATTGGGATCTGCCAGAAGAATAG
- the larC gene encoding nickel pincer cofactor biosynthesis protein LarC: MINIAYLQCPTGIAGDMCLAALVHAGVPLEYLTTQLERLGMAEEYRLWAEKVTRQGQQATKVHVDLTSHDHHTRHLPDIEAIIKAAKLPPRAANMSLAVFRKLAEAEGAVHGIDPEKVHFHEVGATDAIVDIVGTCLGLDWLKIDRLYCSAFPVGGGTFRAAHGILPVPAPAVLKLWEMRSVPVYSNGIERELVTPTGAAIAVTLATEFGPPPPMILKRVGLGAGSSNFPIPNILRLWLGETEDTDKPKAESHGLAGTFHNHDEEMVAVLETQIDDLSPQAIAYASQALLSAGAVDVFVQPVTMKKSRLGILLTVICHPEAVDTCRNILFAETTTLGIRQSWQCRTILDRELQTVDTEYGLVRIKVAFSGDRVINVHPEYEDCATLAQQHQIPWLDIHQNALQHWQLIQQKLS; encoded by the coding sequence ATGATCAATATAGCCTACCTTCAATGTCCCACTGGAATAGCTGGGGATATGTGCCTCGCAGCGTTAGTTCATGCCGGGGTTCCCCTGGAGTATCTCACGACACAGCTAGAAAGGCTGGGAATGGCTGAAGAATATCGGCTATGGGCTGAAAAGGTAACTCGCCAGGGTCAACAAGCCACGAAGGTTCATGTAGACCTGACCAGCCACGATCATCACACTCGCCACCTACCAGACATTGAAGCCATTATCAAGGCGGCAAAACTTCCCCCAAGGGCAGCAAACATGAGTTTAGCGGTATTCCGCAAGCTGGCGGAGGCGGAAGGGGCGGTTCATGGTATTGACCCGGAAAAAGTACATTTTCACGAAGTGGGGGCGACAGATGCGATCGTGGATATTGTCGGAACCTGTTTGGGGTTGGACTGGCTAAAAATCGATCGCCTCTATTGTTCTGCTTTTCCGGTAGGTGGTGGCACATTCCGGGCAGCCCATGGAATTTTACCAGTACCTGCCCCTGCTGTTCTGAAACTCTGGGAAATGCGTAGTGTTCCAGTTTATAGCAATGGCATTGAACGAGAATTAGTTACCCCAACGGGGGCGGCGATCGCTGTAACTTTGGCTACAGAATTCGGACCGCCACCGCCGATGATTCTGAAACGGGTGGGACTGGGGGCGGGTTCGTCAAATTTTCCCATCCCTAATATTCTCCGCCTCTGGTTAGGGGAAACTGAGGATACAGATAAACCCAAGGCGGAAAGTCATGGTTTGGCGGGGACTTTCCATAATCATGATGAGGAAATGGTGGCAGTATTAGAAACTCAAATTGATGACCTTAGCCCCCAAGCGATCGCCTATGCTTCTCAGGCTTTATTATCGGCGGGGGCGGTGGATGTTTTTGTGCAACCTGTGACCATGAAAAAGTCTCGCCTCGGAATATTATTAACTGTGATTTGTCACCCGGAAGCTGTGGATACTTGCCGGAATATTCTCTTTGCCGAAACTACTACTTTAGGGATTCGTCAAAGTTGGCAATGTCGCACTATTCTTGACCGCGAATTACAGACGGTTGACACTGAATATGGTTTAGTCAGAATTAAGGTGGCTTTTTCAGGCGATCGCGTTATTAATGTGCATCCTGAATATGAGGACTGCGCTACCCTCGCCCAACAGCATCAAATCCCCTGGCTAGATATTCATCAAAACGCCTTACAACATTGGCAGTTAATACAACAAAAATTATCATAA
- the uvrA gene encoding excinuclease ABC subunit UvrA, with translation MAKPAKFSDLQSTISPASLNTIRIIGARQHNLKNLNLELPRDRLIVFTGVSGSGKSSLAFDTIFAEGQRRYVESLSAYARQFLGQLDKPDVDAIEGLSPAISIDQKSTSHNPRSTVGTVTEIYDYLRLLFGRAGSPHCPICDRHIAPQTIDQMCDQVMALPEGTKFLILAPVVRGKKGTHRKLLSSLASSGFVRVKIDGEILELSDHIDLDKNHVHDIEIVIDRLIVKPGLQERLVDSLTTCLRHGEGVAIIQILDNLSISPEEQFPKPQQLVFSENFACPEHGAVMEELSPRLFSFNSPYGACPACHGLGHWRTFSPELIIPDPSQPVYNAIAPWSDKDNSFYLSLLHSVAQAFDFEISTPWKKLTPEQQHIILYGSDEPILIETDSRYRENRSYYRPYLGAIPMLLRQYEETGSEAQKQKLAPYLVDQPCEVCHGKRLKPEALSVYLGQYNIADLTEVSIRDCLDKINQLQLSDRQAQIGDLVLREIKARLQFLIDVGLDYLTLARSASTLSGGEAQRIRLATQIGAGLTGVLYVLDEPSIGLHQRDNGRLLNTLIKLRDLGNTLIVVEHDEETIRAADWLVDIGPGAGVNGGEIVAQGDLKTLLTTQKSLTGAYLSGRKKIETPPSRRPGNGRSLFLKNAHCNNLQNIDVELPLGKLVCITGVSGSGKSTLINELLYPALQHHFYGKIAFPKKLDKIQGLDALDKVIVIDQSPIGRTPRSNPATYTGVFDIIRGLFAETIEAKARGYKPGQFSFNVKGGRCEACGGQGVNVIEMNFLPDVYVQCEVCKGARYNRETLQVKYKGYSIADVLNMTADEALKVFENIPRATTRLQTLVDVGLGYIQLGQPAPTLSGGEAQRVKLASELSKRATGKTLYLIDEPTTGLSFYDVHQLLNVLQRLVDKGNSIMVIEHNLDVIRCADWVVDLGPEGGDRGGQIVATGTPEDIANNPHSYTGFYLKQLLTTS, from the coding sequence ATGGCTAAACCTGCGAAATTTTCCGATCTCCAATCTACCATATCCCCGGCTAGTCTGAACACTATTAGAATTATCGGGGCGAGACAGCATAACCTGAAAAATCTCAATCTGGAACTTCCCCGCGATCGCCTGATTGTATTTACTGGCGTTTCAGGTTCTGGGAAATCTAGCCTAGCTTTTGATACCATTTTTGCTGAAGGACAACGGCGTTATGTCGAGTCCCTTAGTGCCTATGCGAGACAATTTTTAGGACAATTAGATAAGCCCGATGTTGATGCGATCGAGGGGTTGAGTCCCGCTATTTCTATTGACCAAAAATCCACCTCCCATAACCCTCGGTCTACCGTGGGAACAGTTACCGAAATTTATGATTATTTACGTTTATTATTTGGTCGGGCGGGTTCCCCTCATTGTCCTATATGCGATCGCCATATTGCCCCCCAAACTATTGACCAAATGTGCGATCAAGTTATGGCACTTCCTGAAGGCACTAAATTCCTTATTCTTGCGCCTGTTGTCCGAGGGAAAAAAGGCACTCATCGCAAACTCTTATCTAGTTTAGCATCTTCAGGTTTTGTCCGGGTCAAAATTGATGGGGAAATTCTCGAATTGTCTGACCATATAGACTTAGACAAAAATCATGTCCATGATATTGAAATTGTCATTGATAGACTTATTGTGAAACCGGGGTTACAGGAACGTTTAGTTGATTCCCTAACTACCTGTTTACGCCATGGGGAAGGTGTTGCTATTATTCAGATTTTGGATAACCTCAGTATATCACCAGAAGAACAATTCCCCAAACCGCAACAATTGGTATTTTCCGAAAACTTTGCTTGTCCTGAACATGGGGCGGTTATGGAAGAACTTTCACCCCGCCTATTTTCTTTTAATTCTCCCTATGGCGCTTGTCCCGCTTGTCATGGTTTGGGACACTGGCGGACTTTTTCCCCAGAATTGATTATTCCTGACCCTTCACAACCTGTTTATAATGCGATCGCCCCTTGGTCAGACAAGGACAATTCCTTTTATTTATCCCTACTTCATAGTGTCGCCCAAGCCTTCGATTTTGAGATTTCTACCCCCTGGAAAAAACTGACACCCGAACAACAGCATATTATTCTTTATGGGAGTGATGAACCCATTTTAATAGAAACTGATTCCCGCTACCGAGAAAATCGCAGTTATTACCGCCCCTATCTCGGTGCAATTCCCATGTTACTCCGACAATATGAGGAGACAGGTTCCGAAGCACAAAAGCAGAAATTAGCCCCTTATTTGGTTGACCAACCCTGCGAAGTCTGTCACGGTAAACGATTGAAGCCAGAGGCGCTATCTGTCTATTTGGGACAGTATAATATAGCAGATTTAACCGAGGTTTCCATTCGGGATTGTTTGGATAAAATTAATCAGCTACAATTGAGCGATCGCCAAGCCCAAATCGGGGATTTAGTCTTACGCGAAATTAAGGCAAGATTACAGTTTTTGATAGATGTCGGTTTGGATTATTTAACCCTCGCTAGATCCGCTTCTACCTTGTCCGGCGGAGAAGCCCAAAGGATTCGATTGGCTACTCAAATTGGCGCGGGTTTAACCGGTGTTTTATATGTCTTAGATGAACCTAGTATTGGCTTACATCAACGGGATAATGGCAGACTATTAAATACCTTAATCAAGTTGCGAGATTTAGGCAATACCTTGATTGTAGTTGAACATGACGAGGAAACTATCCGCGCCGCTGATTGGTTGGTTGATATCGGTCCTGGGGCGGGAGTTAATGGCGGAGAAATTGTCGCCCAAGGGGATTTAAAAACTTTATTAACTACTCAAAAATCCCTCACGGGTGCTTATCTTTCTGGACGCAAAAAAATTGAAACTCCCCCCAGCCGCCGTCCCGGAAATGGGCGATCGCTATTTCTCAAAAACGCCCATTGTAATAATCTGCAAAATATCGATGTCGAATTACCCCTCGGTAAATTAGTCTGTATTACTGGGGTATCAGGTTCCGGTAAATCTACCTTAATTAATGAGTTATTATATCCCGCCCTCCAACATCATTTTTACGGGAAAATTGCCTTTCCTAAAAAATTAGATAAAATTCAGGGATTAGATGCTTTGGATAAGGTCATTGTCATTGATCAATCTCCCATAGGACGCACTCCGCGATCTAACCCCGCTACCTATACGGGAGTATTTGATATTATCCGAGGACTGTTTGCAGAAACCATTGAGGCGAAAGCTAGGGGATATAAGCCAGGACAGTTTTCTTTTAATGTTAAAGGCGGACGCTGTGAAGCCTGCGGCGGACAGGGGGTAAATGTGATTGAAATGAATTTTCTTCCTGATGTTTATGTGCAATGTGAGGTATGTAAAGGCGCACGATATAACCGGGAAACTCTCCAGGTTAAATATAAGGGCTATTCTATCGCTGATGTCTTGAATATGACCGCTGACGAGGCTTTAAAGGTTTTTGAAAATATCCCCCGCGCTACCACTCGGCTGCAAACTTTGGTTGATGTCGGTTTGGGTTATATTCAGTTAGGACAACCTGCGCCTACCCTTTCTGGGGGAGAAGCACAACGGGTTAAATTGGCTTCCGAATTGTCAAAACGCGCTACTGGTAAAACTCTGTATTTAATTGATGAACCAACTACGGGATTATCTTTTTATGATGTTCATCAGTTATTGAATGTTTTACAAAGGTTGGTTGATAAGGGTAATTCTATTATGGTCATTGAACATAATTTAGATGTGATTCGTTGTGCTGATTGGGTGGTGGACTTGGGACCAGAAGGAGGCGATCGCGGTGGTCAAATTGTCGCCACCGGAACACCCGAAGATATTGCTAATAACCCCCATTCCTACACCGGATTTTATTTAAAACAACTGTTAACAACTTCCTAA
- a CDS encoding RuBisCO large subunit C-terminal-like domain-containing protein produces MVRSIEVDYRFPPGIDPERQGKVIAIGQTAGTWDARFQHREEVMRSHLGEVINIQTDDQKYSIVTVAFPEANVENDIPSLLTMIFGKYSMAGSGKVIAVRLGENYGKRPKLGITGIRDRLAVPNRPLIMAIFKPALGLSAADHADILEQVAFAGLDLIKDDEILPDLPTAPTLERLKACRTVLDRVRSETGRNVLYAVNITGSAIALIEKARTLVKAGANALLLNVLTYGFSVLEAIATDPEINVPIFVHPAFAGSLCASPDHGLAYSVVLGTLMAHAGADAVLYPAHYGSLPFDPTEEAKIRDTLRSRNVFPVPSAGIHAGIIPQVLADYGNDVILNAGTGIMDHPDGPATGVKTFTELIVNN; encoded by the coding sequence ATGGTTAGAAGTATTGAGGTAGACTATCGATTTCCCCCGGGAATAGATCCAGAACGTCAAGGGAAAGTAATCGCCATTGGACAAACAGCGGGAACTTGGGATGCACGTTTTCAGCACCGGGAAGAGGTGATGCGATCGCATTTAGGAGAGGTGATCAATATCCAAACAGATGATCAAAAATATAGCATTGTTACCGTTGCTTTTCCAGAGGCTAACGTAGAAAACGATATCCCCAGCCTACTAACCATGATTTTTGGCAAATATTCCATGGCGGGTAGTGGAAAGGTAATTGCTGTCCGGCTGGGGGAAAATTACGGGAAACGCCCCAAACTAGGAATTACAGGAATTCGCGATCGCCTAGCAGTCCCCAACCGACCCCTAATTATGGCGATTTTCAAACCCGCCTTGGGGTTGTCCGCCGCCGACCACGCGGATATTTTGGAACAGGTGGCCTTTGCCGGATTAGACCTAATTAAAGATGATGAAATCCTCCCAGACTTGCCCACAGCGCCCACTCTCGAACGCTTAAAGGCCTGTCGGACCGTGTTAGATAGGGTGAGAAGCGAAACGGGTCGCAACGTCCTCTATGCGGTAAATATCACCGGTTCTGCGATCGCCCTGATCGAAAAAGCCAGGACCCTAGTTAAGGCCGGCGCAAATGCCCTATTATTAAATGTTTTAACCTACGGATTTTCGGTATTGGAGGCGATCGCCACTGACCCGGAAATCAATGTTCCGATTTTTGTGCATCCTGCCTTTGCTGGTAGCCTCTGTGCATCACCGGATCACGGTTTGGCTTATTCTGTGGTTTTGGGGACTCTCATGGCCCATGCGGGGGCGGATGCGGTTTTATATCCCGCCCATTATGGTAGTTTACCTTTTGACCCCACCGAAGAAGCCAAAATTCGGGATACTTTGCGATCGCGTAATGTTTTCCCAGTCCCTTCTGCTGGTATCCATGCGGGGATTATTCCCCAGGTATTAGCTGACTATGGCAATGATGTTATTCTCAATGCCGGAACTGGTATCATGGATCATCCAGACGGTCCCGCCACTGGTGTGAAAACCTTTACAGAATTAATAGTTAATAATTGA
- the mtnB gene encoding methylthioribulose 1-phosphate dehydratase has protein sequence MNTDPRESLMEASRQFYQLGWMAGTAGNLSARVEDGSFWITASGKQKGKLVADDFVRVSLTGELLETPNPENKPSAETSIHQAIYSCFAEARACYHVHSVEAKLVTNLVEGEKLPLPPIEMLKGLGVWEENPQVFMPVFHNHLQVPKIAQEISDRFHRETPQVPALLIRNHGVTVWANSAAEAENHVELAEYIFRYIVAARQVGIKF, from the coding sequence ATGAATACAGACCCCCGTGAATCTTTAATGGAAGCATCTCGCCAATTTTATCAGCTAGGATGGATGGCTGGGACCGCTGGCAATTTGTCCGCTAGGGTTGAAGATGGCAGTTTTTGGATTACTGCTAGTGGTAAACAAAAGGGGAAATTGGTAGCTGATGATTTTGTGCGAGTGAGTCTCACGGGGGAATTGTTGGAAACGCCCAATCCTGAGAATAAACCCTCAGCGGAAACCAGTATCCATCAGGCGATTTATTCCTGTTTTGCTGAGGCTAGAGCCTGCTATCATGTCCATTCCGTGGAAGCGAAATTAGTGACTAATTTGGTGGAAGGGGAAAAATTGCCTTTACCTCCGATTGAGATGTTAAAAGGTTTGGGGGTGTGGGAGGAAAATCCCCAGGTGTTTATGCCAGTTTTTCACAACCATTTACAGGTTCCCAAAATCGCTCAGGAAATAAGCGATCGCTTTCACCGAGAGACCCCCCAAGTCCCGGCTTTGTTAATTCGTAATCATGGCGTGACTGTCTGGGCTAATTCCGCCGCCGAAGCCGAAAATCATGTAGAATTAGCCGAATATATTTTCAGATATATTGTAGCAGCCCGTCAGGTAGGCATCAAGTTTTAA
- a CDS encoding precorrin-8X methylmutase, with translation MEWHITDAQSLGIIDREIGTHVFSPAEYEIVRRVIYTTADFEYKSLVRFSDQALQAGAAALAARTTIIVDVPMVQVGITPQILSTFANPVYCSLDTVTRPQREKSRTAWGIQTLAKRYPEGIFVIGQEQTALSALVDLIEAEEIKPALVIATPSGFVGADVAKSRLNDSMVSHIRIDGRKGSSVVAVAIVNGLVDLAWQAYGRNESGGN, from the coding sequence ATGGAATGGCATATCACCGATGCCCAAAGTTTGGGTATCATCGATCGCGAAATCGGTACTCATGTGTTTTCACCCGCAGAGTACGAAATTGTCCGGCGGGTGATTTACACCACAGCCGATTTTGAATATAAAAGCCTTGTGCGCTTTTCAGACCAAGCCCTGCAAGCCGGAGCAGCGGCCCTAGCTGCCCGTACTACAATTATAGTAGATGTACCCATGGTGCAGGTGGGTATCACTCCCCAAATTTTGTCAACCTTTGCTAATCCAGTGTACTGTTCCCTGGACACAGTGACCCGACCCCAACGGGAAAAAAGTCGCACGGCTTGGGGTATTCAAACCCTAGCCAAACGTTATCCAGAGGGAATTTTTGTGATTGGTCAGGAACAAACGGCCCTATCAGCCTTAGTAGATTTAATTGAGGCTGAGGAAATTAAACCCGCCTTAGTGATTGCTACGCCATCGGGGTTTGTGGGGGCGGATGTAGCCAAATCGCGCTTAAATGATTCTATGGTATCTCATATCCGTATAGACGGCCGCAAGGGTAGTTCAGTGGTCGCTGTAGCCATAGTTAATGGCTTGGTAGACCTAGCTTGGCAAGCCTACGGGAGAAATGAGTCAGGGGGGAATTAA